In one Streptomyces sp. NBC_01241 genomic region, the following are encoded:
- a CDS encoding MMPL family transporter → MATFLYKLGRLAFRRRRYVALIWVALLALAGLGAASASTATSSSFSIPGTEAQRAFDLLEQRFPDAGADGATARVVFKAPDGQKMTDPANKAEVNRLAGELKSGSDQIASVTDPYTAGAVSKNGSTAYVSVSYKVNSMELTDATRTALEDAGHTAQKSGMTVEIGGDALQVMPETGATEIIGVAIAAVVLVITFGSLIAAGLPLLTALIGVGIGVSTITALANVLDLGSTTSILAMMIGLAVGIDYALFIVSRYRAELAEGREREEAAGRAVGTAGSAVVFAGLTVVIALVGLAVVNIPMLTKMGFAAAGTVAIAVLIALTLVPAMMGFAGKRVLGRKARKAAGAPGQAEDKPNMGTRWARFVLRKPVWVLLAGVIGLGVVAVPAASLEMGLPDDGSQPTSTTQRRAYDLLSDGFGPGFNGPLMVVVDTVNSSDGKTAAKQVADEISGIPGVVAVSPAQFNKAGDTAMITVVPKDRPSSTETENVVHAIRDTGKDIKSGTGAEVLVTGSTAMNIDFSQKMNDALLPYLALVVGLAFLLLMLVFRSVLVPLKAALGFLLSVVAALGAVVAVFQWGWLGSLFGVEQTGPIMSMMPIFMVGVVFGLAMDYEVFLVTRMREAYVHGEKPGQAIVTGFRHGARVVTAAAVIMMAVFAGFIGSSEQMVKMIGFSLAIAVFFDAFVVRMAIVPAVLALLGKRAWWLPRRLDRLLPNVDVEGEGLRKQLGETSGGGAGGLGDDAEGERELTRV, encoded by the coding sequence GTGGCCACATTTCTCTACAAGCTCGGACGGCTCGCCTTCCGGCGCCGCCGCTATGTCGCCCTGATCTGGGTGGCACTGCTGGCACTCGCCGGACTCGGCGCGGCCTCCGCGTCCACCGCCACCTCCAGTTCTTTCTCGATCCCGGGTACGGAGGCGCAGAGGGCCTTCGACCTGCTGGAACAGCGCTTCCCCGACGCCGGCGCCGACGGCGCGACCGCACGGGTCGTCTTCAAGGCCCCCGACGGCCAGAAGATGACGGACCCGGCGAACAAGGCCGAGGTGAACAGGCTCGCCGGCGAGCTGAAGTCCGGCTCGGACCAGATCGCCTCCGTCACCGACCCGTACACCGCGGGCGCCGTCAGCAAGAACGGCTCCACGGCGTACGTCTCCGTGTCCTACAAGGTCAACTCGATGGAGCTGACCGACGCGACCCGCACCGCTCTGGAGGACGCGGGCCACACGGCGCAGAAGAGCGGGATGACCGTGGAGATCGGCGGTGACGCGCTCCAGGTGATGCCGGAGACCGGAGCCACCGAGATCATCGGTGTCGCCATCGCCGCGGTGGTGCTGGTCATCACCTTCGGCTCGCTGATCGCCGCCGGGCTGCCGCTGCTCACCGCCCTGATCGGGGTCGGCATCGGCGTCTCGACGATCACGGCCCTGGCGAACGTGCTCGACCTGGGCTCCACCACCTCCATCCTCGCGATGATGATCGGCCTCGCGGTCGGCATCGACTACGCGCTGTTCATCGTCTCCCGCTACCGCGCCGAGCTGGCCGAGGGCCGGGAGCGCGAGGAGGCGGCCGGACGGGCCGTCGGTACGGCCGGTTCCGCGGTCGTCTTCGCCGGCCTCACCGTCGTGATCGCGCTGGTCGGCCTCGCCGTCGTGAACATCCCGATGCTGACGAAGATGGGCTTCGCCGCGGCCGGCACGGTCGCGATCGCCGTCCTCATCGCGCTCACCCTGGTCCCGGCCATGATGGGCTTCGCGGGCAAGCGGGTCCTGGGACGCAAGGCGCGCAAGGCCGCCGGGGCCCCTGGCCAGGCCGAGGACAAGCCGAACATGGGCACCCGCTGGGCGCGGTTCGTGCTGCGCAAGCCGGTCTGGGTGCTGCTGGCCGGTGTCATCGGCCTCGGTGTCGTCGCCGTACCGGCCGCCTCCCTGGAGATGGGTCTGCCGGACGACGGCTCCCAGCCCACCAGCACCACCCAGCGGCGCGCCTACGACCTGCTCTCCGACGGCTTCGGCCCCGGCTTCAACGGGCCGCTGATGGTCGTCGTCGACACCGTGAACAGCTCCGACGGCAAGACCGCGGCCAAGCAGGTCGCCGACGAGATCTCCGGCATCCCGGGCGTCGTCGCCGTCTCCCCGGCCCAGTTCAACAAGGCCGGCGACACCGCGATGATCACCGTCGTCCCGAAGGACCGGCCGAGCTCCACCGAGACCGAGAACGTGGTCCACGCGATCCGTGACACGGGCAAGGACATCAAGTCCGGCACCGGCGCCGAGGTTCTGGTCACCGGCTCCACGGCGATGAACATCGACTTCTCGCAGAAGATGAACGACGCGCTGCTGCCGTACCTGGCGCTCGTCGTCGGCCTCGCCTTCCTGCTGCTGATGCTGGTCTTCCGGTCGGTGCTGGTGCCCCTGAAGGCGGCCCTCGGCTTCCTGCTCTCGGTCGTCGCGGCCCTGGGCGCGGTCGTCGCGGTCTTCCAGTGGGGCTGGCTCGGCTCGCTCTTCGGCGTGGAACAGACCGGCCCGATCATGTCCATGATGCCGATCTTCATGGTGGGCGTGGTCTTCGGCCTGGCCATGGACTACGAGGTCTTCCTCGTGACCCGGATGCGGGAGGCGTACGTCCACGGCGAGAAGCCCGGCCAGGCGATCGTCACCGGTTTCCGGCACGGCGCCAGGGTCGTCACGGCCGCGGCCGTGATCATGATGGCGGTTTTCGCCGGCTTCATCGGCTCCAGCGAGCAGATGGTCAAGATGATCGGCTTCTCGCTCGCCATCGCCGTCTTCTTCGACGCGTTCGTGGTCCGCATGGCGATCGTGCCCGCGGTCCTCGCCCTGCTCGGCAAGCGCGCCTGGTGGCTGCCGCGCCGGCTGGACCGGCTCCTGCCGAACGTGGACGTGGAGGGCGAGGGGCTGCGCAAGCAGCTCGGCGAGACGTCCGGGGGCGGCGCCGGCGGACTCGGCGACGACGCCGAGGGCGAGCGCGAGCTGACCCGCGTCTGA
- a CDS encoding serine hydrolase domain-containing protein — protein MDVRGTVAAGFEPVRDAFVRNFEQRGERGAAVTVYRDGRKVVDLWAGTRDVDGAEPWAVDTVQIVRSAGKGIAAAVPLLLHQRGQVDLDAPVGTYWPEFKAAGKERVLVRHLLAHRAGIPALDCPLTPSEAADGISGPQAVAAQRPQWEPGTDHGYHAQTYSWLIGELVRRVTGRTVGRWIAEEIARPLGLDFWFGLPADEAHRVGRVGPVEPPALAGNGGTLRMRPKRSVTDAYRDPESLTRRAFGAIDPFPDENAPDYRAAELPASNGIATARALARCYAAMIGPVDGHRLFAPATLTLARTEESAGPDRVLVVNTRFGLGYMLHGPAAPLLAPGSFGHPGRGGSLGFADPESGIALGYVTNGLQKGVTADPRAQALVRAVRSAL, from the coding sequence GTGGACGTACGGGGCACGGTGGCGGCCGGATTCGAACCGGTCCGGGATGCCTTCGTCCGTAACTTCGAGCAGCGCGGCGAACGCGGCGCCGCAGTCACGGTCTACCGGGACGGGCGCAAAGTCGTCGATCTGTGGGCCGGTACGAGAGACGTCGACGGGGCCGAACCGTGGGCCGTCGACACCGTGCAGATCGTCCGCTCGGCCGGCAAGGGCATCGCCGCCGCCGTACCGCTGCTGCTGCACCAGCGCGGCCAGGTCGATCTCGACGCCCCGGTCGGCACGTACTGGCCGGAGTTCAAGGCGGCCGGCAAGGAGCGGGTGCTCGTCCGCCACCTCCTCGCCCACCGGGCCGGCATACCCGCGCTCGACTGCCCGCTGACCCCCTCCGAGGCGGCCGACGGGATCTCCGGTCCGCAGGCGGTCGCGGCCCAGCGCCCCCAGTGGGAGCCCGGCACCGACCACGGCTACCACGCCCAGACCTACAGCTGGCTCATCGGTGAACTGGTGCGCCGGGTCACCGGCCGCACCGTCGGCCGCTGGATCGCCGAGGAGATCGCCCGCCCGCTCGGCCTGGACTTCTGGTTCGGCCTCCCGGCCGACGAGGCGCACCGGGTGGGCCGCGTCGGCCCCGTCGAACCACCGGCCCTCGCGGGCAACGGCGGCACCCTGCGGATGCGCCCCAAGCGGTCCGTCACCGACGCGTACCGCGATCCGGAGTCCCTCACCCGCCGCGCCTTCGGGGCCATCGACCCCTTCCCCGACGAGAACGCCCCCGACTACCGGGCGGCCGAACTCCCCGCCTCCAACGGCATCGCCACCGCCCGCGCGCTGGCCCGCTGCTACGCCGCGATGATCGGCCCGGTCGACGGCCACCGCCTGTTCGCCCCGGCCACCCTCACCCTCGCCCGCACCGAGGAGTCGGCGGGCCCGGACCGGGTCCTGGTCGTCAACACCCGTTTCGGCCTCGGCTACATGCTGCACGGCCCGGCGGCCCCGCTGCTCGCCCCCGGCTCCTTCGGCCATCCCGGCCGGGGCGGTTCGCTCGGCTTCGCCGATCCCGAATCCGGTATCGCGCTGGGCTATGTGACGAACGGTCTGCAGAAGGGAGTCACCGCCGATCCCCGTGCCCAGGCCCTGGTCAGGGCAGTACGGTCGGCGCTATGA
- a CDS encoding energy-coupling factor ABC transporter permease, which translates to MHVPDGFIDAPVSAAAGVVAAGAVAVSLRGARRELGGTSRSSAAESGGERTAPLAGLVAAFIFAVQMLNFPVAAGTSGHLLGGALAAILVGPYTGVLCISVVLLMQGILFADGGLTALGVNVLDMGITTTVVAYALFRGLARVLPRTRRSVTVASFVAALVSVPAAACVFTLIYWIGGTTDISIGKVFTAMVGVHVLIGIGEAVITALTVGAVVAVRPDLVHGARGLTAPLKLRVDGELVDAPARQPVAPVAARSTRGLWATGLVTALVLAGFVSFYASASPDGLEKVAADQGIDKKTEEHAAKDSPLADYGVKDVSDARVSGGLAGVIGVGATIVVGSGVFYVLRRRRTPDTPAGSAHDREMV; encoded by the coding sequence ATGCATGTACCCGACGGATTCATCGACGCCCCCGTCTCCGCCGCCGCCGGAGTCGTCGCCGCGGGCGCCGTCGCCGTCAGCCTGCGGGGCGCCCGGCGGGAACTGGGGGGCACCTCCCGCTCGAGCGCAGCCGAGAGTGGGGGAGAGCGCACCGCGCCGCTCGCCGGTCTCGTCGCCGCGTTCATCTTCGCCGTGCAGATGCTGAACTTCCCGGTCGCCGCGGGCACCAGCGGGCATCTGCTGGGCGGGGCGCTCGCCGCGATCCTGGTCGGGCCGTACACCGGGGTGCTCTGTATCTCCGTCGTCCTGCTCATGCAGGGCATCCTCTTCGCCGACGGCGGCCTCACCGCGCTCGGCGTGAACGTGCTCGACATGGGCATCACGACCACCGTCGTCGCGTACGCCCTCTTCCGTGGGCTGGCCCGCGTCCTCCCGCGGACCCGCCGCTCCGTGACGGTCGCGTCCTTCGTCGCCGCCCTGGTCTCCGTACCGGCCGCGGCCTGCGTCTTCACGCTGATCTACTGGATCGGCGGCACCACGGACATCTCGATCGGCAAGGTCTTCACCGCCATGGTCGGGGTCCACGTCCTCATCGGGATCGGCGAGGCCGTGATCACCGCGCTGACCGTCGGCGCCGTCGTCGCCGTACGCCCCGATCTGGTCCACGGCGCCCGCGGACTCACCGCCCCGCTCAAGCTCCGGGTCGACGGCGAGCTCGTCGACGCCCCGGCCCGGCAGCCCGTCGCCCCGGTCGCCGCCCGCTCCACCCGGGGACTCTGGGCCACCGGCCTGGTCACCGCCCTCGTCCTGGCGGGCTTCGTCTCCTTCTACGCCTCCGCGAGCCCCGACGGCCTGGAGAAGGTCGCCGCCGACCAGGGCATCGACAAGAAGACCGAGGAGCACGCCGCCAAGGACTCCCCGCTCGCCGACTACGGCGTCAAGGACGTCTCCGACGCCCGCGTCTCCGGCGGCCTCGCCGGGGTGATCGGTGTCGGTGCCACGATCGTGGTCGGCAGCGGGGTCTTCTACGTGCTCCGCCGCCGTCGCACGCCGGACACGCCCGCCGGCTCCGCGCACGACCGGGAAATGGTCTGA
- a CDS encoding SsgA family sporulation/cell division regulator, translating to MPPVIHEQAEAWLVNDTPDLPAVPVDLLYDADVDPRTVHVAFPGGIDWAFSRDLLERGLRSPAELGGIRVWPCGRTQLVVELRSKEGVEVVQFDNAPLIRFLHRTYGEDAPDRTPMTHMDA from the coding sequence ATGCCCCCCGTGATTCATGAACAGGCCGAGGCCTGGCTCGTCAATGACACCCCCGACCTCCCGGCGGTACCGGTCGACCTGCTGTACGACGCCGACGTGGACCCGCGCACCGTCCATGTCGCCTTCCCCGGCGGCATCGACTGGGCCTTCAGCCGCGATCTGCTGGAGCGCGGACTGCGCTCCCCCGCCGAACTCGGCGGCATCCGGGTGTGGCCGTGCGGCCGGACCCAGCTGGTCGTGGAGCTCCGCTCGAAGGAGGGAGTGGAGGTGGTGCAGTTCGACAACGCGCCGCTGATCCGTTTTCTGCACCGCACCTACGGCGAGGACGCCCCCGACCGCACGCCCATGACCCATATGGACGCATGA
- a CDS encoding TetR/AcrR family transcriptional regulator, translating into MARTRLTPERESELYAAVLDLLREVGYDALTMDAVAARTRSSKATLYRQWGSKPELVVTALRHNKPVSLAEIDTGSLRGDFHAVLSRSDDCQMEKDSALMRGLSHAVHDNPDLLQALRELLIEPEMTGLDTLLRRAVARGELRPDNPALKYVSHMLIGAFAARQLVEDRAVDQAFLTDYVDSVVLPALGV; encoded by the coding sequence ATGGCGCGCACCCGGCTCACGCCCGAGCGTGAGAGCGAGCTGTACGCCGCCGTGCTCGACCTGCTCCGCGAAGTCGGCTACGACGCCCTGACCATGGACGCCGTCGCCGCCCGTACCCGTTCCAGCAAGGCCACCCTCTACCGCCAGTGGGGGAGCAAGCCCGAGCTGGTCGTCACGGCCCTGCGGCACAACAAGCCGGTCTCCCTCGCGGAGATCGACACCGGATCGCTGCGTGGTGACTTCCACGCCGTGCTGAGCCGCAGTGACGACTGTCAGATGGAGAAGGACTCCGCGCTGATGCGGGGCCTGAGCCATGCCGTCCACGACAATCCCGATCTGCTCCAGGCCCTGCGCGAGCTGCTGATCGAGCCGGAGATGACCGGCCTCGACACGCTGCTGCGCCGAGCTGTGGCCCGGGGTGAACTGCGTCCGGACAATCCGGCGCTGAAATACGTATCGCACATGCTGATCGGCGCCTTCGCCGCCCGGCAGCTGGTCGAGGACCGCGCCGTCGACCAGGCATTCCTCACCGACTACGTCGACTCCGTGGTTCTCCCCGCTCTCGGAGTCTGA
- the cbiQ gene encoding cobalt ECF transporter T component CbiQ, with translation MGAGHAHRLYRHGHSPVHDLPPHCKLAAAFCFVVVVVSTPREAVWAFAFYAVLIGAVTALARIPAGFLLKRLLIEVPFVAFALLMPFVVPGEQTHVLGLSVSVPGLWGAWNVLAKGTLGVAASVLLASTTELRALLLGLQRLKLPPLLVQIASFMIRYGDVITDEMRRMSIARRSRGFEARGIRQWGVLAKSAGALFIRSYERGERVHLAMLSRGYAGSMPVIDEVTASRTQWAYAAALPVLALTICLLGWTL, from the coding sequence GTGGGCGCGGGACATGCGCACAGGCTCTACCGGCACGGGCACTCGCCCGTTCACGACCTGCCGCCGCACTGCAAGCTCGCCGCCGCCTTCTGCTTCGTCGTGGTCGTCGTCTCGACGCCGCGCGAGGCGGTGTGGGCGTTCGCGTTCTACGCGGTACTGATCGGCGCCGTCACCGCGCTGGCCCGCATCCCCGCGGGCTTCCTGCTCAAGCGGCTGCTCATCGAGGTGCCGTTCGTCGCGTTCGCGCTGCTCATGCCGTTCGTGGTGCCCGGCGAGCAGACCCACGTCCTCGGACTCTCCGTCAGCGTCCCCGGCCTCTGGGGCGCCTGGAACGTCCTGGCCAAGGGCACCCTCGGCGTCGCCGCCTCCGTACTCCTCGCCTCCACCACCGAACTGCGCGCACTGCTGCTCGGCCTCCAACGGCTCAAGCTGCCGCCGCTGCTCGTCCAGATCGCGTCCTTCATGATCCGGTACGGCGACGTGATCACCGACGAGATGCGCCGGATGTCGATCGCCCGCCGCTCCCGCGGCTTCGAGGCCCGCGGGATACGGCAGTGGGGCGTCCTGGCCAAATCGGCGGGCGCGCTCTTCATCAGGTCGTACGAGCGTGGCGAACGCGTCCACCTCGCGATGCTCAGCCGCGGCTACGCCGGTTCCATGCCCGTCATCGACGAGGTGACGGCCTCCCGGACCCAGTGGGCGTACGCTGCCGCCCTCCCCGTCCTCGCCCTCACGATCTGTCTGCTGGGATGGACCCTATGA
- a CDS encoding S41 family peptidase — protein sequence MSDDVAYLRFPHLHDDLLCFAAEDDLWVAPLAPEGQRPGRAWRLTVDRTRVSHPRFSPDGSRIAYTTWRSLDPEIHLAPVEGGPARRLTYWGSTDARVCGWTPDPGDAAQILAVSSHNQPFSHISWAYALPTDGSPGGKLPWGPVSDIAVADIDGERRTLLLTGKPPHEPASWKRYRGGAMGRLWLHGKRLLPDIGGHLDSPMFVGDRIAFLSDHEGVGNLYSCRPDGTDLRRHTDHDAFYARHASSDGRRVVYQCAGDVWLVDDLAPDAVPRKLEVRLGGPRVGRRTHQVPAASNIDALSVDETGRASAVSVRGSLYWLTHRDGPARTIADTPGVRVRLPEMLGSGGQVAYVTDADGEDAIEIAYLPRASGDRAPRRLASGLIGRVHELVSDPDGERLAIATNDGRLLLLDTDEETPTEEPVELIRSINGPVRDMAFSPDGAWLAWSHPGIGRSLRQIKLARILGTGSPVIVDVTNGRFEDENPVFTGDGRYLAFLSWRGFDPVYDVHTGDLSFPLGCRPYLVPLSSATPSPFALSPEGRPAAGGLDPADDVPDVGAGEGPSTVTVEFEGLENRVTPFPVSASKYSALHPVSGGGLVWLRWPISGALGETFANPADMSGRPTLEHFNISKARKTELVGHLDWFAVSGDATRLVVMDEGELRAVPATEIGDSDSTVYLDLRRILHEVDPAAEWRQAYAEGGRIIRSYFWEPDMCGIDWDAVLDQYRPLVERVASPDEFADLMREVLGELGTSHAYVAPARRNEGPPHYQRAIGLLGANLTCRDDDWTIRRILPGDSSDSKARSPLAGTGIREGAVLTHIDGRPVDPVAGPYPLLSAAGGTTVELTFRPPGGEGPSRRVAIIPLVDERPLRYQDWVAKRREVVRELSHGKCGYLHIPDMGGSGWAQFNRDLRMEVSRPALIVDVRGNAGGHISELVVEKLTRTILGWDLTRNAQPVSYASNAPRGPVVALADEATSSDGDMITAVFRLLKLGPVVGQRTWGGVVGMTGRHRLGDGTVITVPMNAAWFDTYGWSVENYGVEPDLEALRTPLDWAEGRYAVLDDAVRVALDLLAAHPAATPPTYGSVPDRRRPPLPPR from the coding sequence GTGAGTGACGACGTCGCGTATCTCCGATTCCCGCACCTCCACGACGATCTGCTCTGCTTCGCCGCCGAGGACGACCTCTGGGTCGCTCCCCTCGCGCCGGAGGGGCAGCGGCCGGGCCGCGCGTGGCGGCTGACCGTCGACCGGACCAGAGTCAGCCACCCGCGGTTCTCCCCAGACGGGAGCCGTATCGCCTACACGACCTGGCGCAGCCTCGACCCCGAGATCCATCTCGCACCGGTCGAGGGGGGCCCGGCGAGGCGGCTCACCTACTGGGGGTCCACGGACGCCCGCGTCTGCGGCTGGACGCCCGATCCCGGAGACGCCGCCCAGATCCTCGCCGTGTCCTCGCACAACCAGCCGTTCTCGCACATCTCCTGGGCCTACGCCCTCCCCACGGACGGCAGCCCCGGCGGCAAGCTGCCCTGGGGACCGGTCTCCGACATCGCGGTCGCCGACATCGACGGCGAGCGCCGCACCCTGCTGCTCACCGGCAAGCCGCCGCACGAACCGGCCTCCTGGAAGCGGTACCGGGGCGGTGCGATGGGACGGCTGTGGCTGCACGGCAAGCGGCTGCTCCCGGACATCGGCGGGCACCTCGACTCGCCCATGTTCGTCGGCGACCGGATCGCGTTCCTCTCCGACCACGAAGGCGTCGGCAATCTGTACTCCTGCCGGCCCGACGGCACCGATCTGCGCCGCCACACGGACCACGACGCCTTCTACGCCCGGCACGCCTCCAGCGACGGCCGCCGGGTCGTCTACCAGTGCGCGGGCGACGTGTGGCTGGTGGACGACCTGGCGCCGGACGCGGTGCCGCGGAAACTGGAGGTACGGCTCGGCGGGCCGCGCGTCGGACGGCGTACGCACCAGGTGCCGGCCGCCAGCAACATCGACGCGCTGTCCGTGGACGAGACGGGCCGGGCCAGCGCCGTCTCCGTACGCGGCAGCCTGTACTGGCTCACCCACCGCGACGGCCCCGCCCGGACGATCGCCGACACCCCGGGCGTCCGGGTCCGGCTGCCCGAGATGCTCGGCAGCGGCGGCCAGGTCGCCTACGTCACGGACGCCGACGGCGAGGACGCGATCGAGATCGCCTACCTGCCGCGCGCCAGCGGCGACCGCGCCCCGCGCCGACTGGCCTCCGGACTGATCGGCCGGGTCCACGAACTGGTCTCCGACCCGGACGGCGAACGCCTGGCGATCGCGACGAACGACGGGCGGCTGCTGCTCCTGGACACGGACGAGGAGACGCCCACGGAGGAGCCCGTGGAACTGATCCGCTCCATCAACGGCCCGGTCCGCGACATGGCGTTCTCGCCGGACGGCGCCTGGCTGGCCTGGTCGCACCCCGGGATCGGCCGTTCACTGCGCCAGATCAAACTGGCCCGCATCCTCGGGACGGGGTCGCCGGTGATCGTCGATGTCACCAACGGCCGCTTCGAGGACGAGAACCCCGTCTTCACGGGCGACGGACGCTACCTCGCCTTCCTCTCCTGGCGCGGTTTCGACCCGGTGTACGACGTCCACACCGGGGACCTATCCTTCCCGCTGGGCTGCCGCCCTTACCTGGTGCCGCTCTCCTCGGCAACGCCCTCCCCGTTCGCCCTGTCGCCGGAGGGGCGCCCGGCGGCGGGCGGTCTCGACCCGGCCGACGACGTACCCGACGTGGGTGCGGGAGAGGGGCCGTCGACGGTCACGGTCGAGTTCGAGGGGCTGGAGAACCGGGTGACGCCGTTCCCGGTCTCGGCATCGAAGTACTCGGCCCTTCATCCGGTGAGCGGCGGCGGGCTCGTCTGGCTGCGCTGGCCGATCTCCGGCGCGCTCGGTGAAACGTTCGCGAACCCGGCGGACATGTCGGGCCGCCCCACCCTCGAACACTTCAACATCTCCAAGGCCAGGAAGACCGAACTCGTCGGCCACCTCGACTGGTTCGCGGTCAGCGGCGACGCGACACGGCTGGTCGTCATGGACGAGGGCGAGCTGCGCGCCGTCCCCGCCACCGAGATCGGCGACAGCGACTCGACGGTCTACCTCGACCTGCGCCGCATCCTGCACGAGGTCGACCCGGCAGCGGAGTGGCGCCAGGCGTACGCGGAGGGCGGCCGCATCATCCGCTCGTACTTCTGGGAACCGGACATGTGCGGCATCGACTGGGACGCCGTGCTCGACCAGTACCGCCCGCTGGTCGAACGGGTCGCCTCCCCCGACGAGTTCGCCGATCTGATGCGCGAGGTCCTGGGCGAACTGGGCACCTCGCACGCGTACGTCGCACCGGCCCGCCGCAACGAGGGCCCGCCGCACTACCAGCGGGCGATCGGGCTGCTCGGCGCGAACCTGACGTGCCGGGACGACGACTGGACGATCCGGCGCATCCTGCCCGGTGACTCCTCCGACTCCAAGGCCCGTTCCCCGCTGGCCGGTACGGGCATCCGGGAGGGCGCGGTCCTCACCCATATCGACGGCCGCCCCGTCGACCCGGTGGCAGGCCCGTACCCCCTCCTCTCCGCGGCGGGAGGCACCACCGTGGAACTCACCTTCCGCCCACCCGGAGGGGAGGGCCCCTCCCGCCGCGTCGCGATCATCCCCCTGGTCGACGAACGCCCCCTGCGCTACCAGGACTGGGTGGCCAAACGCCGCGAAGTCGTACGGGAGTTGAGCCACGGCAAGTGCGGGTACCTGCACATCCCCGACATGGGCGGCTCCGGCTGGGCACAGTTCAACCGGGACCTGCGCATGGAGGTCTCCCGCCCGGCGCTGATCGTCGACGTACGCGGCAACGCGGGCGGCCACATCAGCGAGCTGGTGGTCGAGAAGCTCACCCGCACGATCCTCGGCTGGGACCTGACCCGCAACGCCCAGCCGGTCAGTTACGCCTCCAACGCGCCCCGGGGCCCGGTGGTCGCCCTGGCCGACGAGGCGACGTCCTCCGACGGCGACATGATCACCGCCGTGTTCCGGCTGCTGAAGCTGGGCCCGGTGGTGGGCCAGCGGACGTGGGGCGGCGTGGTCGGCATGACCGGCCGGCACCGGCTGGGCGACGGCACGGTGATCACGGTGCCGATGAACGCGGCCTGGTTCGACACGTACGGCTGGTCGGTCGAGAACTACGGCGTCGAACCGGACCTGGAGGCCCTGCGCACCCCGCTCGACTGGGCCGAGGGCCGGTACGCGGTGCTCGACGACGCGGTGCGGGTGGCCCTGGACCTGCTGGCCGCGCACCCGGCGGCGACCCCGCCGACGTACGGCTCCGTCCCGGACCGGCGGCGTCCGCCCCTGCCGCCGCGGTAG
- a CDS encoding energy-coupling factor ABC transporter ATP-binding protein, translating to MSVHTAPAPSLEVSGLAYAYPDGHQALFGVNLTVDRGERVALLGPNGAGKTTLVLHLNGILDAGAGTVRVAGLPVEKRNLAEIRRRVGIVFQDPDDQLFMPTVREDVAFGPAASGLRGAALEERVTEALTQVGMEEYADRPPHHLSFGQRRRVAVATVLAMRPEILVLDEPSSNLDPASRRELADILRSLDVTVLMVTHDLPYALELCPRAVVLSEGVIAADDRTQDLLCDEKLMRGHRLELPFGFDPRSVTVDSS from the coding sequence ATGAGCGTGCACACCGCCCCCGCGCCGTCGCTGGAGGTCAGCGGCCTCGCCTACGCCTACCCCGACGGCCACCAGGCGCTCTTCGGCGTGAACCTGACGGTCGACCGGGGCGAACGCGTCGCCCTGCTCGGCCCCAACGGAGCCGGCAAGACCACCCTCGTCCTCCACCTCAACGGCATCCTCGACGCCGGCGCGGGCACCGTCCGGGTTGCCGGCCTCCCCGTCGAGAAGCGCAACCTCGCCGAGATCCGCCGCCGCGTCGGCATCGTCTTCCAGGACCCCGACGACCAGCTCTTCATGCCCACCGTCCGGGAGGACGTCGCCTTCGGCCCCGCCGCCTCCGGGCTGCGCGGCGCCGCACTGGAGGAACGCGTCACCGAAGCGCTCACGCAGGTCGGCATGGAGGAGTATGCGGACCGGCCGCCGCACCACCTCTCCTTCGGCCAGCGCCGCCGCGTCGCCGTCGCCACCGTCCTCGCCATGCGGCCGGAGATCCTCGTCCTGGACGAACCGTCCTCCAACCTGGACCCGGCCTCCCGGCGCGAGCTCGCCGACATCCTGCGGTCCCTGGACGTCACCGTGCTCATGGTCACGCACGACCTGCCGTACGCCCTGGAGCTCTGCCCGCGCGCGGTCGTCCTGAGCGAAGGCGTCATCGCCGCCGACGACCGCACCCAGGATCTGCTCTGTGACGAGAAACTGATGCGCGGCCACCGCCTGGAGCTGCCCTTCGGCTTCGACCCGCGTTCCGTGACCGTGGATTCGAGCTGA